The Paramisgurnus dabryanus chromosome 24, PD_genome_1.1, whole genome shotgun sequence genome contains the following window.
AATCTCCTCTAATCCTGCTAACTCCAGGGAGTAGAGATCAGGAGCCGGGTCTTTAGCCAGGTGCTTGTGTTTCTGTAACTGTACACAAGAACAAACCGCTCCACTTCAATAATAAGTTGTTTGGACTTTTGGAGCTTGATAGACAGAACTGTGTGCAGTTTCTTCAAAACACTGTTATATTTATGATCAAGACAGCATCATGTGGGATGAATAAACAGagataaacaaacattttttgatGATCAATTCCTATAATGAAGTCTGGCTACACAAGACTACATCAAACAGATCGGATTCAAATATGTTTAATGGTTGGACGGTTATAGCAAATAGGAAACTGCAATGCAAAGTAGACACTATTACGAAATACCACAAGGTTGTTTTGTATGAAAAAAATCGTATAAAGTGTCAGTCAGAGGAAACCTACCAAAGCGGAGATGTCATACAGCACTTGAACCTCAGAAAGGAAGAGAAGATCGgcctgaaacacaaacacatacagtatatttagACCAACATCCGGCCTGCTATGTTTATTGTCTTCACTTTATCAAGTTCAATACGGCTTACATGTATAAAAACGGCACGGCACGTTTACTAAACGAGTGGTTTCGATCTTTACACTTCTTTCACATGCTGCTATTTCCTGCAATGCAAAAGGCAGGGTTCCTACTTTCAGAAACTACTTCACTAACTGTTATTCCCACTAGATATGTTAATGTATgtgcatattttattttagcattacGTATATTTGTGACAGTGTAAATGTTACCTTAATATAATATGGACAAGataatgtttttacaaatattATACAAATGTGTTCgtatatgtatatattgtccAAACATAAAACTTTTGTATAATTCTAGCTTTAAATCAGTATTTTTTCAGGGTTTCTGCAGGTTTCACCAAGtcaaatttaagattttttaagaCTATTAAGAATTAAATTCAAGACCTTTTTTGTTGGGTCTGCACATAATGCACGCATCTTGAGGGAGAGCGCACTTGCAAACGATGTGACAGGAGGAAAATTCTTATTTGTAATCTATTAGCTGGTGGCAGTAAATGTAAGTTtgtaaccatagtaacacaaATGGCGTCTCAACCATCACTGTGGTTAAATGCATAAGCGGGGAAGATCAAAAGTAATTTCAGAGCATTTGAATGATCATAAGAGGTACACTGTAGCGTTAATATGGACGTAGGAAAATTAAGAcctgtggccggttgcataaacatagccgtgacgttaagactgcgtcttaagaatgattTAGTTAGGGCTAGATTATTTTAgtcttattatttgtatttaaataagaccaatctacctttctatgtaacatacttaaaacagttatgatcagtGATCagtgaagaaaaaaattcatgactaacttttaagactagccttaaagttttatgcaaccggccactgtTTGAAATTATTTAAGACCTTGAACCTcaaatgtaagaatttttaaggacttacatttttaagaccctacaaaaatgtctaaaatttcttttaaaaaaaagtcaggaatgttttctttaaatcttGAATATGTTTTTTACAATGCTATAATTGTAAAAGAGGTTACAACCTCAATGTGACTTTCCTAGTTAAATAaaggttatatatatataattgtttaCTAGCAAAAAACATATGAAAGGGGTGTGGTCTAAGAGGGGTGACATCATCTTCACCTCGTTGTTGCGGCTGAGAGACACAAGAGGGAGCGAGGTGAGCACAGATCCGTCCTGAGACAGACGTCCTCGAATCTGCTGCAGGGTCACGGGCAGATCTTCGAACACCGTGTTGGCCATTCCCATCATATACAGCCTCTAAAGCACACAATAAAACATTAtcagaaattacatttaaacaaattgAAAGCATTTCTCATATgtgacactccacttttttgaaaatattcatattttccagctcccctagagttaaacatttgatttttaccattttggaatcaattcagctgatctccgggtctggcgccaTCACTTTtcgcatagtttagcataatccattgaatctgattagaccattagcatctcgcaaaaaaattaccaaagagtttcaatatttttcttttaattttctttaaactttcaatagcaggggactatttttgggcactgtcaagttttaaacattgaaactctttggttattttttagcgcgatgctaatggtctaatcagatttaatggattatgctaagctatgctaaaagtgctagcgccagacccagagatcagctgaatggattccaaaatggttaaaatcaaatgtttaactctaggggagctggaaaatgagcatattttcaaaaaaagtctcATGAGCTAATTTTGAggttaggagcatcaaagtttgatttcatgaTGTTACTCcatcaatattaaagacatcCCGGTTATATTCACACTGaatattctttacattatgtaggatgattttatgaagaaaacagtaaatcacaagaAAATGACTAGCTGCGTTTTTGCAGGAATGGtcacatatgttttttttttgtgtgtagaTCACATTGGTGCATAAGTGAATAAGAGTTTCTGCTCGGTCATACCTCCTCGCTGGGAGCGAGTTGCAGGACCACAGGGGTGCTGTCCGCAAAAAGAGTGTGCACGGTGTTTGCCACACTGTCTAGAGTGAACGGCACCGgctgaaaagaaagaaaggggTAGAAAACAGAAGTGCAAGGGAAAAATCAGTCTTGTGACACACAATATGGGAAGTTTTGCAGGGAAACTACACAACTACCCAACCCTGGATTTCATTTCTggctttgtaaaaaaaattatttttgaaaataatttttaactGATTCATTTAACTGCAACATGTCATATTGGCCACCTGCTTATTgaatcaaatacaaaaatagAGACAAACACATGATATCGAGTTCATGCACTACAGACTGAGTCGACACTGACTCATTCATGTGACAATGTCTCACTCACATTTTCAAGGGGGTAAGATGTAATGTTTTTTGGCAGGTCGAGACTCTCCGTGCCACGAACGACGATCAGAGCGTTGGCACGAGGGCGCTCGAACAAAGAGCCGGCGGAGAGACCTGGCCAACCGAGTTCCTGCAAAAACAAACACCAACATCTATCAAAGTGCTTACAGAAAAGACTTGTAAAAGAAAGGTATTTGACATATGGGCTACCTCAGGAACAGAGAAGCCCATGGTCAGAGCAACCAAATCAGGGATCTTCTCGCCAGATATGGGCCACTGTCCATCCCGAAAGTTCACATACGGCGGACTCCGGAGAACTGTCAAACTGTCCCCCAACACACCTGACGGGAAAAAAACGGATTGATACTTTGGGGAAAACAACATATTCTTATAcacataaataaatgcaaattaatATATACCGTAATGTACACAGTATATAGTGTCAACAGATGAAGCAATACAGAAATTTGCCATTGCATTATTATTCATTtctatatacatttaaaaatatatattaaaagcCTTTACCTTCACATAATATTacataattatataaaaaaggaaaaaaaatattttatcttcAGAATATGTACACTATACTATAGTATTAATGTTGATGTCCTTTAAACCGTGACTGTCACATGACCTCCCTCCGCTTCCTCATTCACTACAAACATTTATCAAATAAACTAAAGCAATAC
Protein-coding sequences here:
- the atp6ap2 gene encoding renin receptor, yielding MNRSIFSSVFALLGVLSGVLGDSLTVLRSPPYVNFRDGQWPISGEKIPDLVALTMGFSVPEELGWPGLSAGSLFERPRANALIVVRGTESLDLPKNITSYPLENPVPFTLDSVANTVHTLFADSTPVVLQLAPSEERLYMMGMANTVFEDLPVTLQQIRGRLSQDGSVLTSLPLVSLSRNNEADLLFLSEVQVLYDISALLQKHKHLAKDPAPDLYSLELAGLEEITRRYGNDSPQFLDATRILTSALQKFANDVSSVYANNAVVEVVTVKTFEVPLTRKSRSILESKQISNPESPYNLAYKYNYDYAVIFNIILWLMIILALSVIAVSYNLWNMDPGYDSIIYRMTNQKIRMD